In the Hippoglossus stenolepis isolate QCI-W04-F060 chromosome 14, HSTE1.2, whole genome shotgun sequence genome, one interval contains:
- the matk gene encoding megakaryocyte-associated tyrosine-protein kinase has translation MAKMSWTAGTQCVAKGDHRKAKPGELAYHKGDIFTIVDISTRKGFYKARHNTTEKEGLINSTSVREREALRVNPSLSLMPWFHGKISGPEAVCKLQPAEDGLFLVRESIRHPGDYVLCVSVSGAVVHYRVIYQDNKLTIDNTQFFYNLIDMIEFYSKYKGSIATTLLKPRQKQGAKSAELELSKTGWLLDNAKLTLGEKIGEGEFGAVHEGEYMGQKVAVKTIKCDVTAQAFLQETTVMTKLQHKNLVRLLGVIPHKGLHIVTELMGKGNLVNFLRTRGRSVVTSVQLLGFALDVCEGMEYLESKKLVHRDLAARNVLVSDDIVAKVSDFGLTKVDFKVSDNIKLPVKWTAPEALKKEKFSTKSDVWSYGVLLWEIFSYGRLPYPKMSLKEVKERVEAGYRMEAPEDCPPDVYSLMTICWEQEPRRRPAFHKLREKLERVMGKHSPGPGSERRDGIQSASGC, from the exons ATGGCAAAG ATGAGCTGGACTGCTGGGACTCAGTGTGTGGCCAAAGGAGACCACAGAAAAGCCAAACCTGGAGAACTGGCTTATCACAAAGGAGACATCTTCACTATTGTGGACATTAGCACG AGGAAGGGTTTTTACAAAGCCAGACACAACACCACAGAGAAAGAGGGGCTCATCAACTCCACCAGTGTCCGTGAAAGAGAGGCTCTACGTGTCAACCCCAGCCTCAGCCTCATGCC CTGGTTCCACGGGAAGATCTCTGGTCCAGAGGCGGTGTGTAAGCTGCAGCCAGCTGAGGACGGCCTGTTCCTGGTGCGAGAGTCGATCCGCCACCCCGGCGACTACGTCCTGTGCGTCAGCGTCTCTGGAGCGGTCGTCCACTACCGAGTGATTTATCAGGACAACAAGCTGACTATCGACAACACGCAGTTTTTCTACAACCTTATCGACATGATTGAG TTCTACTCAAAATACAAAGGCTCCATTGCTACGACTCTTCTCAAGCCCAGACAAAAACAAGGAGCCAAGTCAGCTGAGTTAGAGCTGTCCAAAA CTGGATGGCTGCTGGACAACGCAAAGCTCACACTGGGGGAGAAGATTGGAGAGGGGGAGTTTGGTG CTGTGCATGAAGGAGAGTACATGGGCCAGAAGGTGGCAGTAAAGACCATTAAATGTGACGTCACAGCCCAGGCCTTCCTGCAGGAGACAACCGTTATGAC GAAGCTCCAGCATAAAAACCTGGTGCGTTTGTTGGGCGTCATTCCTCACAAAGGGCTCCATATTGTCACAGAGCTCATGGGCAAG GGAAACCTCGTTAATTTTCTCAGGACAAGGGGACGTTCAGTTGTCACCTCAGTTCAGCTGCTCGGCTTTGCACT tgatgtgtgTGAAGGGATGGAGTACCTGGAGTCTAAGAAGCTGGTTCACAGAGACTTGGCAGCTCGTAACGTCCTGGTCTCTGACGACATTGTGGCCAAGGTCAGCGACTTTGGTCTGACCAAGGTGGACTTCAAGGTGTCAGATAACATCAAGCTGCCGGTCAAATGGACCGCCCCCGAAGCTCTGAAGAAAGAG AAATTCTCCACAAAGTCAGATGTCTGGAGTTACGGTGTTCTTCTGTGGGAGATCTTCTCATACGGTCGTCTGCCCTACCCGAAGATG TCTTTGAAGGAGGTAAAGGAAAGAGTGGAGGCAGGTTATCGGATGGAGGCTCCAGAAGATTGTCCTCCTGACGTTTACTCCCTAATGACCATTTGCTGGGAGCAGGAGCCGCGCAGAAGACCTGCTTTCCACAAACTGAGGGAGAAACTTGAGCGGGTGATGGGGAAACACAGCCCGGGCCCTGGGTCAGAGCGTCGGGATGGGATCCAGTCTGCCTCTGGATGCTGA